Proteins encoded by one window of Arabidopsis thaliana chromosome 2, partial sequence:
- a CDS encoding En/Spm-like transposon, putative (DUF1985) (CONTAINS InterPro DOMAIN/s: Domain of unknown function DUF1985 (InterPro:IPR015410); Has 35333 Blast hits to 34131 proteins in 2444 species: Archae - 798; Bacteria - 22429; Metazoa - 974; Fungi - 991; Plants - 531; Viruses - 0; Other Eukaryotes - 9610 (source: NCBI BLink).) — protein sequence MRKKRVKKIKLSTRFYIHEVLTTLDKLQPAMSKSERAWFENHLSFQHIFHMPRDPNHRLMGMWMLLLRTAHIKRKKEPWFIVNGVSIRYGISEHALISGFNCKNYGFIHLGIKIRENLDFKKKHFKNIVVKHEDVREKLIGMVPLGERSKERLRMMVLYFLSNIIIAPIKTGDKAPQVDEFCLKAVSDLTFCRNFQWGRYSFDYMLGNISHPVNHFNGSVTNNEKYIWPVPGFFLSMEDQIRDVLGCAR from the exons atgaggaagaagagagtgaagaaaatCAAGCTTTCAACTCGGTTCTATATTCACGAAGTGTTGACTACATTAGATAAGTTGCAGCCTGCAATGAGCAAGTCTGAGAGGGCATGGTTTGAGAACCATCTGAGTTTCCAACACATCTTCCACATGCCAAGAGACCCAAACCACCGACTTATGGGTATGTGGATGCTCCTTCTTCGCACGGCGCACattaaaaggaagaaagaaccGTGGTTCATCGTCAATGGCGTTTCAATCCGATATGGTATATCGGAACACGCATTGATATCGGGCTTCAATTGCAAGAACTATGGATTTATACACTTGGGTATAAAAATCAGGGAAAACTTGGATTTCAAGAAGAAGCATTTCAAGAATATTGTTGTGAAACACGAAGACGTGAGAGAGAAGCTCATAGGAATGGTACCGTTGGGtgaaagatcaaaagaaaGGTTGAGGATGATGGTTTTGTATTTCTTAAGCAACATTATCATAGCGCCTATCAAGACCGGGGATAAGGCACCTCAAGTGGATGAATTTTGCCTCAAGGCTGTGAGTGATCTCACATTTTGTAGGAATTTTCAGTGGGGGAGGTATTCTTTCGATTACATGTTAGGAAACATCTCACACCCAGTGAATCATTTTAATGGTTCAGTCACCAACAACGAAAAGTACATATGGCCAGTTCcgggtttctttctttcgatGGAG GACCAGATCAGGGATGTCCTAGGATGTGCAAGGTGA